CGGATGATGTATATCGTAAAAACCTGGCGGTAGCCAAAGTGGACGCCTTATTCGAACCAACCATCAATTTCTCCATCGGTCTCAGTTACGTCATCGGTTTAGCCTACGGTGTGTACCTGGTGTTCCAGAATCAAATCACGCTCGGAGATCTCGTATCGTTCAACATGTACCTCGGGATGATGATTTGGCCGATGTTTGCCATCGGGGAATTGATCAACATTATGCAGCGCGGAAACGCTTCCCTGGATCGGGTCAACGAAACCTTAAAGACCCCGCCAGATGTTACCGACGCCGCGAATCCTGTAGATGTGGAGGTTCCGGATACGATTCAATTTAAAGATGTCACGTTCCGTTACCCAACCTCTACAATTGATAATTTGAAACATATTAATTTTACGCTGCAAAAAGGCCAGACGCTCGGCGTCGTAGGACGCACGGGCAGCGGCAAATCGACGCTGCTGAAGCAGCTTCTCCATGAGTACCCTACTGGAACTGGCGAAATCCTCATTTCCGATATACCAATGGAGATGCTGGCGACTGACCGGCTCCATGGCTGGATCGGGTATGTGCCGCAGGAGCAGATTTTGTTCTCCAAGACGGTGCGTCAGAACATCCAATTCGGCAAAAAGGATGCCAGCGACGAATTGATCATGGAGGCCATTACGACCGCTGCGTTTGACCGCGATCTGGTCACCCTGTCCGATGGGCTTGATACCCTTGTAGGCGAAAAAGGTGTGGCGTTGTCCGGTGGGCAAAAACAAAGGGTCTCACTGGCCCGAGCTTTTATCGGCGACCCTGAAATCTTAATATTGGACGACTCCTTGTCCGCTGTAGACGCCCGGACGGAAGCCAGAATCATCGATAATATCCGGAGCAAACGCGCCGGCAAGACGACCCTGATCTCCACGCATCGACTCTCAGCCGTTCAGCATGCCGATGTCATCGTGGTGCTGGAGGACGGTCGAATCACGGAGCAAGGAACCCATGATGAACTGCTGGAGCTCGGTGGCTGGTACCGTGAGCAATTCGAACGCCAGCAGGTAGAAAACAATCTGACCTCGGAGGAGGTGTCTTAATTGACTCCAACCGATACGACCATATCGAATGAATCCGGCATTGCCAAACGACTGTTCCGTTATGCCTTAACAGCCAAGGGCACCTTCATCGCCGCCTTGATTCTGCTGGCCATCGGCGTTGCCGCAGAGCTTGCAGGTCCCTTCATCGCAAAAACGATGATTGACGAGCATATCCTGGGCATCGAACGGCCTTATTATGAGACGACGCAGGCTCAAGATGCCGCATCCTATAACGGGACTTATTATAAACGCGAGGATCGCTTTCTTGAAGGCGAGACGCGAGGACAGGAAGTACGTCTCGTTCAGGCTGGCCGCAGCTTTTACTTCATTAACGAGCCGGTAGCCCGAACCGAAGGAAACCGCTCCTTTCAGGACGGTGTCATGACAATTTCCTACGCCTCAGAGGAGATGCAGTATCCGGCTGTTAAATTGACCAAGGAACAGCTGTTTGAATTTTATAAACCCGAACTTCCCAACATATATAAGCTGGTCGGCCTGTTTCTGATCTGCCTGTTGATCTCCATGATTACGGTATTCGGCAGAACCTACTGGCTGCAATCGGCAGCTAATCGGGTCATTCAGAAGCTGCGCACCGATGTGTACGCCCACATTCAGCGGCTGCCCGTCAATTTCTTTGATGATTTACCGGCGGGCAAAGTCGTTTCCCGGGTAACCAATGATACCGAAGCGGTAAAGGACCTGTTCGTTGCGGTATTATCCAACTTCAGCTCCGGCGCCGTGTATATCACGGGTGTCTACGTCGCATTGTTCCTTCTGGATGTACGACTGGGCTTGATCAGTTTGTTTGTTATTCCGATGTTGATTGTATGGACCATTCTGTACCGTAAATTTGCAACCAAATACAATACCGTCATCCGCTCCCGTCTGAGCGAGATCAATGCCATCATTAATGAATCCATTCAAGGTATGGCCATCATTCGTGTATTCCGCCGCCAAAAAGCGACCCAGGACGAGTTCGAGGCGCTGAATGCGGACTATATGGCTCATCAGAACAAAATGCTCAATCTGAACTCCTTCACCACGCACAATCTGGTGAATGTTCTGCGTAACGTTTCCTTTGTAGTCGTACTCTGGTATTTCGGTTCTGCTTCATTAAATGGTGCCGGCATCGTCTCGATAGGCGTCCTCTACGCCTTCGTTGATCTGCTTGGCCGCATGTTCCAGCCGATAACGGGTATGGTTAACCAGCTGGCAGCGCTCGATACCTCCATCGTCTCCGCCAAACGAGTGTTTGAGCTGATGGATGAAACAGGCGAGAAAGTAACGGATGGCAGCATGCCGCGGTATTTAGGAAATGTAGAATTTCAGAACGTGTCGTTTGCGTACAAGAAGGACTATGTCCTTAAGAACATTTCTTTTGAAGCGAAGCAAGGCCAAACCGTGGCGCTTGTAGGTCATACCGGCTCCGGCAAAAGCTCCATCATCAATCTGCTGTTCCGCTTCTATGACCCGCAGAAAGGCACGATTACCATTGATGGCCAGCCCGTTACCGATATTCCAAAGCAATGGCTCCGCAAGCATATGGGGATTGTACTGCAAGACCCGTACCTGTTCACAGGCACCATTGCTTCGAATGTCAGCCTGGGTGATCCGAGCATTACACGGGAACAAGTGGAGCAGGCTCTGCGCGACGTAGGGGCTGATCGGCTGCTCGCTCATCTTCCGCAAGGCTTCGATGAGCCAGTACTGGAGAAAGGCAGCACACTCTCCGCCGGACAACGACAGTTAATCTCTTTTGCCCGGGCTCTTGCGTTCAATCCGGCCATACTGATTCTCGATGAAGCCACCGCTAACATTGATACGGAGACGGAAGCCTTAATCCAGGAAGCCCTGGAGGTCCTGAAGCGAGGGCGCACGACCTTTATCATCGCCCACCGCTTATCCACGATCCGCAGCGCCGATCAGATTCTGGTCCTTCACCGCGGCGAAATTGTGGAACAGGGTTCCCATGACGAGCTGATGGCCCTGGGCGGAAGATACTTTAATATGTATCAACTCCAGCAAGGCAGCACGACTCCGATTGCAGAGAGTAAGGAGACGGTACTTGCCTCCAACAGTAAAATGGCTGGTGGTCATGTATAAACCAAGTAGTTAGAAGAGTTTTTTCTTGCGAAATCAGGAAGACCCAGGCTTCGAAGTTTATACCTACAGATATCAATAAAAGAAGGCTGTCCCCTGTCGAATGTTACATTCGCTTGGGAACAGCCTTCTTTATTGCATTGTATGCTGGCGGTACATTACAAGAATTACTTTGCCGGATGATCAAGAGTAGCTTCTGCTTTGACCGTGATTTTGGTGTACTTGGAAGGCACGAGCACGTCATCTGAAGATTTGGAGATGACTTGCGGGTACATTTTGTCCGGATCGGGTTGAAGAACTTTGTAGTAGATCACGGCTTCGGTATCGCTAACATAGTCGACCGACGTAATTTTAATGCCATACCCCGGATTCGGTAGGTCTTCCTTGGTTACCGTGACTTTATTCTGCGCATCATCCACCTTAACGACGCTTGTACTTACATCCGGTTCAGATTGTCCCGGCTTCTCGGGTATCATGTTCTTCTGATGCTCCTCAATAAATTGAATGGAATTGTACGCAAGCTCTGCCGCTTCAATACGGGTTAAACTCTTGGCGGGATGGAACTTGGCGTTGGCGTCGAGCTCAGCGATCTTGGTTAACAGCAGGAATTGCACCGCTCCCCGGCTCTCCTCTTTCATCAAATCCTCGTCGGCCACATGCAGATACATCATGACCACGGGATAATTCCCGGTCTTCTGAATCGCTTCCGAGAGCAATGTCGCGAACCCTTCTCGGGTTATCGGTTCATTCCATTTCATGTCTGCGGATACGGACAATCCGTTCTGAGCCGCTATATTCACAGCATCCGCGAACCAGGCATCCTTCGGCACACTGTCAAACGAACGGCCCGTATAGTTCGGTTGTACCTTCAGGTCGGCGACATTCACAATCATCTGCACCGCTTGGGCGGTCGTTATTGTTTTGGCCGGAGCGAATTTATCGGCACTAATCCCTTGGATAATTCCTTTCGCTTGCAGCTCCTTCACCATTTGTAGTGGCTGCTCCTCTTGAATATCGTTGAAAGCAGAGGCGGCGCCGGCACCGAGCAATGACGAAGTGACAAGCATTGCAGTTAACAATTTCGTAGTTTTTTTCATAATTACACCTCCTAATCTATCTGACGCAGAGGTGCTGGAATATGTTTCATCTCAGCCCTAATTTCTTTTATACGCTTTTTTCGCTGTCCAGGCCAAGCTTCACATACATTTCGCGAGAATAGCCCTGCAGCTTTTGCTCTAACGCTTGAGCCTGGTCCTTAAATGCGGTCAGCTCCCGAATCATTCGGGAACGGCCAGCCGGACTGAACGTCTCATGAATCCGTTCTTTGAAATAATCATGAACGATGTAGTTACGCTGCTTCCAGACTTCTTTTAATTGAAGTGTTTCTTCTTCGGAGAATGGAAAGTAATGCTGGATCTCGTGTACCAGTTGGCCCAGAGAGCTGCTTAATTTCCGATGATATAGTTGGGTGAAATCTTCTTCTGAAGGCACATTCCCTTGGGAAAGCTTGATCAGCATCAACAGATTCGCGAGCTGCTGCTCAAGCGCCTGTGAATAATACACCGCTAATCCGAAATAGGCAAACAGCTCTTTGGAGTGGTCACTATCCATCAGTCGAGATTGTTTCATGGTATCCTCCTCTAGTATTGGCTGTCTTTACCGTTTCTATTTGTGTATATCCCTATGGTAAAGGAAGATTCCTCCTACTTCAACCTACTTTTCGGATTATGGTTGCCGCATCCTTACGACAGGCCGTCCATAGATAAACCGCCAGCAAAATAAAGCTGTATATGAACGTGTACGCAATCGTCATGAATAACACGAACTGGGAACGCTCGTCAGCGTGAATGAACATGTCAATCATAACAGAGACAGGTGGCAGAACATAAGGAATCAATCTCAAATCAGCAAGATCATCCTGAACGATAGATTGCCCGGCTAAGGAAATAACGATAACGATTAACAGCCATCCTGCCGCTCTTCCCTGATTCTCCATAAAGCCAAACTGAAAAAATACGGACAGAGAAATCCCAAGCAAGGACAATGCCACATGTCCCAGATAACCCAATGCAAACTGGGATAATGTAATCGGCTTATCAAACATTCCAAATACGATTGGATAAAGGACGGCAAATAAACTGAACAGGATAGATAGAAGCGTTACGGTTACATATTGGGCGGCATAATATCGTATGGCCTTCCCGCTGTGAACGATCAGGAGCATGGTTTGACGCCCTTGATCATGATTGAGAAAGTTCAAACCTAGCCAAGCTGAGCCAACAAACAGAAATGCAGCCGTTACGGCATAACTGTCCATGATCGGATTGGGCCGGTAGGAGTATATAAACACCACCGATATCAACATGAAGGCAATCGGAGCGAAATATCGATAGGATCTCGTGTAACTAGCAAGCATGTAACGAATCAATGACCACATTATGCTCCCTCCCCTTCATTTGATTGACCAGAGGTTGGGTACACTTGCTTTGCCATCTCTCCGCTCCAGGGTTCCAGCCGTATCAGCGAACCACCTGACTGTAAAATATCCAGCAGCATATTATCCGCGACTTGCCGCGACACGACCATCGATGCCGGGTTACCTCTCGAAATCCAATAGTGAAACCCTGAACGGCGTTCCAGTTCCAGCATTTTGTCCTGAGAAACACGCGTGAATTCCAGCTTCATCCGTCCCATCTCCGAACCGGCTTCCAGCGTTCCGTCCCGTTCGATCCGCCCCTGGCGGAGCTGCGTTACCCGGTCGGCCAGCGAAGCAATAAGCAGCGGCTCGTGAACGGACATCACAATGGCTGTCCCTTGTCTTTTGATTTCACTTAGAATGCCAATCATCT
Above is a window of Paenibacillus sp. FSL K6-1330 DNA encoding:
- a CDS encoding ABC transporter transmembrane domain-containing protein, translated to MFAVLKNLGWFFKQEKKRYLIGLALLIFCGLVELLPPLLLGNAIDDIVSSSITWASLVQYLLMILGIVAVVYCATYIWMHRLFGGANLVERLLRTRYMNHLLRMLPPFFERNRTGDLMAKATNDLRSVAATAGFGMLVMTDSTIYLIVVLFAMGFIVSWKLTLAAILPMPIIAIGMVIYGRAIHKRYTLAQDAFGDMNDQVLESVAGVRVVRAYVQERADQQRFQDITDDVYRKNLAVAKVDALFEPTINFSIGLSYVIGLAYGVYLVFQNQITLGDLVSFNMYLGMMIWPMFAIGELINIMQRGNASLDRVNETLKTPPDVTDAANPVDVEVPDTIQFKDVTFRYPTSTIDNLKHINFTLQKGQTLGVVGRTGSGKSTLLKQLLHEYPTGTGEILISDIPMEMLATDRLHGWIGYVPQEQILFSKTVRQNIQFGKKDASDELIMEAITTAAFDRDLVTLSDGLDTLVGEKGVALSGGQKQRVSLARAFIGDPEILILDDSLSAVDARTEARIIDNIRSKRAGKTTLISTHRLSAVQHADVIVVLEDGRITEQGTHDELLELGGWYREQFERQQVENNLTSEEVS
- a CDS encoding ABC transporter ATP-binding protein, producing the protein MTPTDTTISNESGIAKRLFRYALTAKGTFIAALILLAIGVAAELAGPFIAKTMIDEHILGIERPYYETTQAQDAASYNGTYYKREDRFLEGETRGQEVRLVQAGRSFYFINEPVARTEGNRSFQDGVMTISYASEEMQYPAVKLTKEQLFEFYKPELPNIYKLVGLFLICLLISMITVFGRTYWLQSAANRVIQKLRTDVYAHIQRLPVNFFDDLPAGKVVSRVTNDTEAVKDLFVAVLSNFSSGAVYITGVYVALFLLDVRLGLISLFVIPMLIVWTILYRKFATKYNTVIRSRLSEINAIINESIQGMAIIRVFRRQKATQDEFEALNADYMAHQNKMLNLNSFTTHNLVNVLRNVSFVVVLWYFGSASLNGAGIVSIGVLYAFVDLLGRMFQPITGMVNQLAALDTSIVSAKRVFELMDETGEKVTDGSMPRYLGNVEFQNVSFAYKKDYVLKNISFEAKQGQTVALVGHTGSGKSSIINLLFRFYDPQKGTITIDGQPVTDIPKQWLRKHMGIVLQDPYLFTGTIASNVSLGDPSITREQVEQALRDVGADRLLAHLPQGFDEPVLEKGSTLSAGQRQLISFARALAFNPAILILDEATANIDTETEALIQEALEVLKRGRTTFIIAHRLSTIRSADQILVLHRGEIVEQGSHDELMALGGRYFNMYQLQQGSTTPIAESKETVLASNSKMAGGHV
- a CDS encoding S-layer homology domain-containing protein, with translation MKKTTKLLTAMLVTSSLLGAGAASAFNDIQEEQPLQMVKELQAKGIIQGISADKFAPAKTITTAQAVQMIVNVADLKVQPNYTGRSFDSVPKDAWFADAVNIAAQNGLSVSADMKWNEPITREGFATLLSEAIQKTGNYPVVMMYLHVADEDLMKEESRGAVQFLLLTKIAELDANAKFHPAKSLTRIEAAELAYNSIQFIEEHQKNMIPEKPGQSEPDVSTSVVKVDDAQNKVTVTKEDLPNPGYGIKITSVDYVSDTEAVIYYKVLQPDPDKMYPQVISKSSDDVLVPSKYTKITVKAEATLDHPAK